The DNA segment GGGAGGGGCTGCAGATGGAGGCAGAGCAGTTCGCGCGGGTGGTGCCCAGCCGCGACCTGCGCGAAGGGCTGGATGCCTGGATGGCGCGCCGGCCGCCCGCCTTCACGGGATGCTGACCGTCTCCGCCAAGGCGCCGCGCATCCAGTCGCGGAAGGCGGCCACCTCCGGCCGGGCCAGGGACTCCGGGGCCGCCACCAGCCAGTAGGCGGTCTCTGCCCGCACCGGCGGCCCCAGCACCGGCGCCAGCCGCCCGGCTTCCAGGTCGGCCCCGGCCAGGGGCAGGCGTCCCATGGCGACGCCGAGGCCCCTGGCCGCTGCTTCCAGCGCCATGTGGATGGTGTCGAAGCGCAGCCCGCCCCGGCCCGTCTCCAGCCCCGCCCCCGTCAGCTCCGACCAGCGGCTCCAATCCTCCTCCACGCTCTCCACATGCAGCAGGGTGGTTCCGGCCAGGTCGGCGGCCGTGCGGATGCCGGCGGCCAGGGACGGGGCGCAGAGGGGAACCAGATATTCCGGCGCAAGCCGAACGGCGGACAGGCCGGGCCAGCCGCCGCGCCCCATCCGCACGGCCAGATCGACGCCGTCGCGCGGGAACTCCACATGGCGGTGGCTGGTGTCCAGCGACACGGCGATGTCCGGATGGCGTGCTGCGAAGCGGGGCAGGTTGGGGACAAGCCAGAGCAGGCCGAAGCTGGGCGGCACGCTGACCGACAGCCGCCCGCAGGGCCTGCGCCCCGGCACCGATTCGGTCGCCCTTGTCAGCAGCTCCAGCGCGGCCCGCACCTGGGGCAGGTAGGCGGCCCCGGCGGCGGTCAACTCCAGACTGCGGTTGCCGCGCGCGAACAGGGGCACGCCCAGCCACGCCTCCAGCGACTGGATGCCATGGCTGACGGCGCTGGGCGTCAGGTGCAGCTCCTCCGCCGCGCGCTTGAAGCTCAGATGCCGGCCGGCCGCCTCGAACAGGCGTAGGGCGTTCAGTGGGGGCAGTCGGTAGGCCAAGGCGCGCATCCCTCCAGATCGCGGAAGCATGGCCCGGTGCCGGAAGGCGGCCAAACGAAATCCATTTCGATCCGAGTGAGTGGAATTCACCCGAATAGCCGGTGGATTTGGAGATGCATTGGCATCCAGCTCCGGCTGCCCCATCTTCGGTATAGCCACCATAATGCGGTTCCGCCGATGCTCAGGGTCCTGCTCACCATCCTCATCCCCCTGCTGCTGCCGACCCTGGTCTATGTCGGCTACTTGGTGCTGACCGGCCGGCGGGCGGCCGTGGGGCGGGGTGGGGAGCCGGCGGCGGATGTCCCCTGGGTCTGGCTGCTGGCGGCGGGTATCGGTCTGATGGCGGCCTTCCTGGTCTCGCTGGCGCTGCTGGGCGGGCACGGTACGGACAGCCTCTATATCCCCGCCCATGTGGGGCCGGACGGGCAGACCGTTCCGGCGCGCGTCATTCCGGCCGACCAGTTGCCGCGCGAGGCTGCGCCGGCCGAGGACGCAGCCCCGCAGTGAGCGTCCGAAGGGGGCATTGGACAATCCCGCGCCGGCTTGGTTAGATCGGCAATGCTGGACCTTTCCGGTCCCGACCGTTCGAGACCGTTGCCAAGAGGCGCCATCGGCACGCCGCGCATGGAACCAGTCCGCCACCTTGATCCCGTCGGCCCGATGGCCAGCCTTCAGGCCCGCCGGGTGCTGCAATCCCTGATGCGTACGGGGCAGGAGGCGCGGTTCGTCGGCGGCTGCGTCCGCGACGCCGTGCTCGGGGTGGAGGCGTCGGATGTGGACATCGCGACGCCGCTGCCTCCGGAAGAGGTGATGCGCCGGCTGAAGGCCGATGGCATCCGCGTCGTGCCCACCGGGATCAAGCACGGCACCGTCACCGCCGTACTCGACCATGACAGCTTCGAGATCACCACCCTGCGCCGGGACGTGGAGACGTTCGGCCGGCATGCCAGGGTGGAGTTCACGGATGACTGGGTGGCAGACGCGACCCGGCGGGACTTCACCTTCAACGCCATGTCCCTGTCCCCGGAGGGGGACCTCTATGATCCGTTCAACGGGTTGGAGGATCTGGAGAAAGGCCGCGTCCGATTCGTCGGCGAGGCGCAGGCCCGCATCCGCGAGGATGTGCTGCGCATCCTGCGGTTCTTCCGCTTCCATGCCCGGTTCGGCGGGCCGGAGCCGGAGCCGACGGCCATCCGCGCCTGCTCCGAACTGGCGCACCTGCTGCCGACCCTGTCTGGCGAACGGGTGCGGGAGGAACTGCTGCGCCTGCTGGACGCCGACCGGGCGGTGGATGTCTGGCGGCTGATGCTGGATTACGGGATTGTGGCGCATCTGCTGCCCCAGGCGACGCGGGTGGAGCGGCTGGCAGCACTGGACCGGCTGGAATGGATGGTGGGGGAAGCCGATCCCATGGCCCGGCTTGCGGCTTTGCTGCCCAAGGGGCGGACGACGGCGCAGGAGGTGGCGGAGCGGCTGAAACTGTCCAACGCCCAGCGGGACCGGCTGCTGTTGCTGGCCGATCCGCCGGTGGACGTGCATCCCGACCTCGGCATCAAGGCCCGGCGGCACGCATTGCAGAAGCTGGGCACGGAGCCCTACCGCGATCTGCTGCTGCTGGCGGCATCCGACCGCGGCACCCCGGCGGCGGAACTGCTGGAGCCGCTGGCGGAGGCCGCGTCCTGGATCATCGTTCCCTTCCCGTTGAAGGGGCAGGATCTGCTGGACATGGGCGTGCCGCCGGGGCCGGAAGTCGGGCGGATTCTGGCCGGGGTGGAGGGATGGTGGGCCGCCCGCGAGTTCCAGCCCACGCGGGAGGAGTGTCTGGCCGAGCTTCGGCGCAAGCTGGCGGAGCGCGCGGCGGGCGATTGAGCGCGGCCCGGCCGCGCCTTTACATGAAGCTGTAGGGGTCGATATCCACCTGCACCCGCACCTGGGGCGGGATTTCCACCTTGTCCAGCCACTCGGCCACGATGGGCTGGAGCGCCAGGCCCTTCGGCCCCTGGATCAGCAGACGCCTCCGGTGCCGCCCACGCAGGATGGACAGGGGGGCAGGGGCCGGCCCCAGCACCAGCAGTTCCTGCCGGTCGCGAGGCGCGGTGCGGCCGAGGCGCAGGGCCACTTGGTCAACCAGCCGGTCATCCTCTCCGGACACGATCAGGGCCGCCAACCGGCCGAAGGGCGGCATGCCGGTCTCCAGCCGGCTCTGCTTCTCATGATCCAGGAACGCCTCCCGGTCGTGGGAGGCCAGGGCCTGCATCACCGGATGCTCCGGCATGTGGGTCTGGAGGTAGACACGGCCCGGCCGGCTCTCACGCCCGGCACGGCCCGCCACCTGGTGCAGAAGCTGGAAGGTGCGCTCCGACGCCCGCAGGTCGCCGCCGGACAGGCCGAGATCGGCATCCACCACCCCCACCAGGGTCAGCATGGGGAAATGGTGTCCCTTCGCCATCACCTGGGTGCCGATCAGCAGATCGATCTCCTGCGCCTTCACCTTGTCGATCACGTCCTGGATGGCGCGGGGACCCAGCAGCGTGTCCGACGTCATCATGGCGACCCTGGCCTCGGGCCACAGCATCGCCGCCTCCTCCGCCACCCGCTCCACGCCCGGACCGCAGGCGACGAAGCTCTCCTCCGCCCCGCAATTCTCGCAGGATTCGGGGGTCTTGGCGGTGAAGCCGCAATGATGGCACTGAAGCCGCTTGGTCAGCCTGTGCTCCACCAGCCAAGCGGTGCAGTTCGGGCATTGCAAGCGGTGGCCGCAGGCGCGGCACAGGGTCAGCGGCGCATAGCCCCGGCGGTTCAGGAACAGCATGCCCTGCTCCCCCGCCTCCAGCGTCTCCGTCATGGCCTTGCGCAGGATCGGGCTCAGCCACTGGTGGCGCGGCGGGGCGGCGTCGGGCTTGCGCAGATCGATCAGGGTCACGTCCGGCATGGTGGCACCGCCATGCCGGCCCGGCAGGTCCATGCGGGTGTAGCGCCCGACCTCCGCATTCACCAGCGTCTCCAGCGCCGGGGTGGCGGAGACGAGGACGGTGGGGATCTTGCCCAGATGCGCCCGCGCCACGGCCATGTCACGGGCATGGTAGATCACCCCGTCCTCCTGCTTGAAGGCGGGCTCATGCTCCTCATCCACCACGATGAGGCCGAGATCGGGATAGGGCAGGAACAGGGCGGAACGGGCCCCCACCACCACCCTGGCCTCCCCGCTGGCGATGGCGCGCCAGGTGGTGCGGCGGATCATGCCGGTCAGGTCGGAATGCCACTCCGCCGGGCGCGCGCCGAAACGGGCCTGGAACCGGTCCAGCCACTGGGCGGACAGCGCGATCTCCGGCAGCAGCACCAGCGCCTGTTTGCCGGCCCGGAGCGCCGCCGCCACCGCCTCGAAATACACCTCCGTCTTGCCGGAGCCGGTGACCCCGTCCAGCAGGGTGCAGCTATAGCCGCCCTCCGTGACGCGGGCCGCCAGATGGTCCGCCGCCTCCCGCTGGAAGTCGGACAGGGTCGGGCCGGCCAGTGTTCCGTCCGGCGCCTGGAAGCGGCCCAGCGGGCGGATGGGTACGGGCAGCAGCACGCCGGCATCGGCCATGGCGCGCACCACGGCCGGGCTGCATCCGGCCTCGTTCGCGATGTCGGCGGCGGTGCGGGGCGGCCCGTCGGCCATCAGCGCCAGCACGGCCTTCCGCGCGGCGGTCAGCTTGAAGCCGTCGGGCAGGTCGGCGTCGGCCCGGCAATAGCCGGTCATGGCCCGCGGCTCCTCCAGCGCTGCCGACACGCTGACCGCCATGCGCAGCACGTTGCCGAGCTGGGACATGGTGTAGCCGGCCACCCATTCGATGAAGCGGCGCGAGGCCTCCGGCATGGGCGGCAGGTCGAAGCGGCGCGCCACCGGCTTCAGCTTGGCATCGGGAACCGCGTTCTCCGCCGGTTCGGCGGGTTGCGCCGGCGCGCCCCAGACCACGCCGAAGACCCGGCGGGGACCCAGCGGCACCTCCACATAATCGCCGGGGGCGAGGTCCAGCCCGTCCGGCACGCGGTAGTCGAAGGGTTCGGGGAAGGGCAGCGGCAGGGCCACGGCCACGCGGCGGGCCGGGCCGGCGGGCGGGGGCGGCTTGGATTTGGGCGATGATGCGCGGCCAAGCTTCGGCGCTTCCGGCTCCTCCGCCGTCAGGCGGAAGTCGTCCGGCGCAAGGCTGCCGCTGCTGCTGCCTTCCCGCTCCACGTCCGGCTCCGTGCCGCTTTCGTTCCTGGTGATGGCTTAGCAGATATGGGAGCTTCCGCGCCAGGGGCGGGGTGCTTTTCCGTGTCCGCCGTCAGCCCGGCTTGCGCCGGGATGACAGAGTAGAGTGGGCGTATCCCCTGGCAGGAAAAGGGAGGCGCCCTGTCCATCAGGTCGGCGAACGGCTGATGGATTTGATGGGGCCGCGAGGATTGCCGGACATCTCGGCAATCTTGCGGTCCTGTGCCTCCAGCCAGGCGCGCACGCCGGCTTCGCCTTCATGCTCCGGCACTTCGGCCTTGGGCACCTTGCGGTTGGAGCTGCGCGCGCCGTCCTGGTAGAGGACGTCGTAAAGAACATAGCCCGTCTCGACGGGCGGCTTCTTGCGAGCCATCAGACTGCTCCCAATTCATCGGTCATAAGACAGGCAAGCAAAAGGGCACCGGTCTCCCGGTGCCCTTCGCCGACCTGTATGAGCGAGCCGGTCCCGGCTGCTCAGGCGTTCTGCAGGTTTTCCGCAGAGGTCTTTCCGCGCCGCGGATCGCGCACTTCCTCATAGGAGACCTTCTGGCCTTCATTGAGGCTGCGCATCCCGGCCTTCTCGACCGCGGAGATGTGCACGAACACATCAGCGCCGCCATTGTCGGGCTGGATGAAACCATAGCCCTTGGTACCATTGAACCACTTCACGGTGCCGATCGGCATCCAATCCTCCATCATGGAAGAGTTGCACCCCTGCGCGCATGCAGGGGCGCGCCAGACTGGGGAGTAGCGATCCGATCACCCGAAGGCGGATAGGCCGGTCGTCCGAAACAGAATGACCCCCTAGATGTGAGCCTGTCAGGCCCACTAGACAAGAACGAATTCGTCGGCCCCCCTAGCCGGAGGGAGGAACAGCGTTGTCGCAAGGAGTGGGATCGGCTCCGTGCCCGCCCTGTGGAAGCGCGGTCGCCGACATCCTGGATGCACGGCCGGCCCTGGACTCCACGCGCCGGATCGCCCGCCCGGCACTGCGCCGGGCGATCGGAAAAGACACGGCCCGATCCCATCTCCTCTTTTTGTCCCACACCCCCTTTGCGGCCCTTGCGCGTTAACCCCGTAACACCCGGGCGGAGCGGCGGTTGGTTCCGGTAAGATTCGGAGTGGTGAGAGCCTTGGCCAATTGCTTGCGTGGGGTCGCTGGGAAGGCATGACGATCCAGAGAAGCCGAATATATCTGGGACCGCGCCGCGGCGCGGCCGTCGCCATTTCCGTTGCCGAAGCCCCGCCCTTTGCATTCCAACCCTTCAATCCGGACCTGACAGCCTGATGACGAATCGCGATCCCTTGCGCATCGCCTTCCGCGTCGGCCGGTTTCCGACCTTGAGCGAAACCTTCGTGCTGAGCCAGATCGAAGGCATGATCGAGCGCGGCCACCGCGTCTCGATCCTGGCCGATTCCCCGGCGGACGGGGACGGGCCTGCCGCGCTGCCGGGCCGACTGGCGGGGCTGGAGGAGGTCAATTACGTGCTGCCGCGCAGCCCGCTGCTGGCCCAGACCTACATGCACCTGCCCTATCGCATCCGCCGTGCCCTGGCCGGGGTGGAAGAGCGGCGGATGTGCCGGGACAACGACATCGTGGTCTGCAATTTCGGCTGGTTCGGGGCCATGACGGCGGAAAGCGTCGGCGGCCGGCAGCGCCGCGCCCGTATCCTCACCATCTTCCATGGCGACGACATGTCCCGCACCGTGACCCAGGCGGAGCCGGACCTCTATGCCGAACTGTTCCGGGTCGGCGACGTGCTGGCGGCGGTCAGTGATTTCTGGCGCCGCCGCCTGGTCGAGCTGGGTGCCCCGGAGGAGAAGCTGACCGTCCACCATATGGGTGTGGATGTGGACCGCTATCCGTTCAATCTCCGTCCGCCGGCCGAGGCTCGACCCTTCGAGCTGGTCACCGTGGGGCGACTTGTGGAGAAGAAGGGGGCGGAATTCATCCTGCGCGCCCTGGCGCGGGTGCGGGAGAGCCGCCCCGATCTCCGCTTCCGGCTGCGCGCCATCGGCGACGGGCCGCTGCGCGAACCGCTGGAGGCGTTGCGCGCCGAGCTGGGATTGCAGGACAGGGTGGAGTTCCTGGGGGCGGTGGCGCATGAGCGGGTGGCGGAGGTGCTGGCCGCATCCGACGCCTTCGTGCTGCCCAGCGTGGTGGCGTCCGATGGGGACATGGAGGGCATTCCCGTGTCGCTGATGGAGGCGATGGCGAGCGGGCTTCCGGTCGTTTCCACCCGCCACAGCGGCATACCGGAACTGGTCGAGCACGGCGTCAGCGGCCTCCTGGCCGAGGAGCGCGACGTGGAGGATCTGGCCCGGCAGCTCACCCGCATCATGACCGATGCGGACGGGCGGGCGGAGCTGGCCCGTGCGGCGCGGCGGACGGTGGAGCTTCACTTCAATGAGCGGCTCCTGAACGACAGGTTGGACGCGATGCTGCGCCGGCTGGCCGGGCGGGAGCATGAACCCTTCCCCCTGCATGAACCGTTACTGCGCAGGGCCTGACCCGTCGGGCTGCCTGTGACTGGAATTCAGCGAGGGTCGACTCCGTGCGCGTGTCCGTGATCATCCCCGTCTTCAATGGCGAGGCCTTCCTGGCCCAGACCCTCCGTTCCGTCCTGAACCAGACGCGGCGGCCGGATGAAGTGATCGTGGTCGACAACGGCTCCAGCGACCGCAGCGTGGAGATTGCGCAGGGCTTCGGCGGCATCGTGCGGACGATCAGCGCGCCCGGCGGCGGCGCGTCGGCCGCCCGCAATGCCGGGGTGCGGGAGGCCACGGGCGACGCCATCATGTTCCTGGACGCCGACGATCTGCTGGGCCCCACGGTGATCGAGGAGTTGGCTGCGGTGCTGGAACGGCGGCCGGGCACGGTGGCTTGCTGCCCCTGGATGCGGTTCGAGCTGGTGGGGGAAAGCTGGCTGGCCGCCCCGGCCTCCTGCGCGCCGCGGCGGAACGGGCATGACGATCTGCAGGCCTGGCTCACCGGCTGGTACCATCCGCCCTGCGCCCTGCTGTGGTCGCGCGCCGCCTATGAGGCGAGCGGGGGATGGGACCCGGAGATCAAGGTCAATACCGACGGCGACATCATGATGCGCGCCCTGATCGCGGGCGTGGAGCTGGCGCCGACCGCCGGCGGCACGGCCTATTACCGCCGCCTGCCCGGCGACGCCGTGTCGCTGAGCGGCAAGCGCTTCACCCGCACCGGCCTGGAATCCCGGCTGGCCGTGCTGGACCGGGTGGCGGATCGGCTGGGCGAAGCCGGCCGGATCGCCCGCTACCGCGCCGCCCTGGCGGAGGCTTATGACGGGCTGGTCCGCGATGCCGGCGGGTTCCCCGATCTGCGTAGCCGTGCCCTTGCCGCCGCCACGACCCATGGTGGGCCGGAGAAGCTGCGCCGCCTGCGCCGGCGGCTGGAGCGCGTGACGGACCGCGCCCGCCGCAGCATGCGCCCGCCAGCATTGCCGCCGGTGGCCGCCAGGGGCGTGTCGCCCGACCGGGCGGAGCCGGGGCCGGAGCGCCCGCTGGTCTCCATCATCGTGCCGACCTACAACCGTGCCCATCTGCTGCCGCGGGCGGTGGGCGGTGTGCTGGCCCAGACCTATGACCGGTTCGAACTGCTGATCATCGACGACTGCTCCACCGACAATACGGCGGAGGTGGTGGAAGGCTTCGGCGATGCCCGCATCCGCTATATCCGTCAGCCGAAGAATGGCGGAGTCTCCGCGGCCCGCAACCGCGGCCTGCGGGAAGCGAAAGGGGAGCTGATCGCCTTCCTCGACTCCGACGATGAATGGGTGCCGGAGAAGCTGGCCCGGCAGGTGGAGCTGGTGCGCCGCCGGCCCGACAAGGTGGGGCTGTTCTACACCGGCGTGCTGACCTACGGCGCCGAGGGCGACCGGCAGATCGAGGTGCCCGTCCATCGCGGCGATGTCTGGCGGGAGATGCTGCACCGGAACGCGATCCACGGCACCAGCAGCACCATGCTCCGCCGCGAGGTGGTGGAGATGGTGGGCTATTTCGACGAGACCCTGCCCGCCATCGAGGATTTCGACTACTGGACCCGCATCGCCCGCTTCTACGAGTTCGACTTCGTGCCCGACGCTCTGACCATTTATCACAATGAGGATCAGGACGAGTCGGCGGAACTGGAGCGGCGGTCGCGCAACTTCCCCGCCAACATGGCCGCCCGCCATGCCTACGCCCAGCGCTATGCGCCGGAGGCGAAGCGGGAGGGGGTGCGCCACCTGTTCCTGCTGGAAACCGCCCGCCGCCAGCTCCGCTCTCCCGTTGGGGATTCGCGGGCGGCGGTGAAGGCGCTGCTGCGCGCCATCAAGAACCGTCCGGCGGAGCCGCGCCTCTATATGTGGCTGCTGTTCGCCCTTCTGCCCCGCGGCCCGCGGGAGGCGATGGGGCCGGCGATCAAGAGCTTCCGGGAACGGGTGGTGCCGCAGCGGCTCTGGTTCGGCGCCGGGCAGGCCTGACGGAACCTGCATCGGGCGCAGCAGACAGCCGCAGGCTGCATGGGTGGCGTATGGACCCTCCCGGCCCGCTGCCCTATATAGGCGCCAACCCTTGCCACCCTTGCCGGACAGGTCCCTCATGAAGTTCTTCGCCGACACCGCCGATATTGCCGAGATCCGCGATCTCGCCGCCACTGGACTGCTGGACGGGGTGACCACCAACCCGTCGCTGGTCGCCAAGTCCGGCCGGTCGAGCTTCGTGGAGCTGATCGCGGACATCTGCGAGGTGGTGGACGGGCCGGTCTCGGCCGAGGTCGCTGCCATCGACTTCGAGACCATGCTGAAGGAAGGTCGCCATCTGGCCCAGATCGCCCCGAATGTCGCGGTGAAGGTGCCGTTGACCCCGGCCGGGCTGAAGGTCTGCCGCACCCTGGCGAACGAGGGCACGATGGTGAACGTCACCCTCTGCTTCTCCGCCGCCCAGGCCATCCTGGCCGCCAAGGCGGGCGCCGCCTTCGTCTCCCCCTTCGTGGGCCGGCTGGACGATATCGGGCAGAACGGGCTGAACCTGATCGCCGAGATCGTCGAGATCTACAACCAATATCCCGCCTTCACCACCGAGGTGCTGGTGGCCAGCGTGCGCAACCCGATCCATGTGGTGGAGAGTGCGCGCATGGGCGCCCATGTCGCCACCATGCCGCCGGCCGTGATCCGCTCGCTCGCCAACCACCCGCTGACGGACAAGGGCCTGTCCCAGTTCGTGGCCGACTGGCAGAAGACCGGCCAGGACATTCTGAGCCAGGAGCTGCCGAAGCGCGGCTGAGCCGCAGGCACGCGTTCCCGAAAGGGCCGTCCGCAGGGGCGGCCCTTTTTTCATTGGAGCGGGCTCAGAAATCGTATTTCAGAGTCACGCGGCTGATCGTGTCGGTGCCGGTCAGCCCCTCCGGCGGATCGCTCTCGTTCCGGACGGTGAAGGACAGGCGGGAGGAGATATGGCGGCTGACCTTCAGCTCAAGGGCGGAGATGCCTTCCAGCGAGCGGTTGTCCGCGCCGACCAGGGCGTTGACGGTCTGTAGGAACCGGGCGCGCGCCGCGATCTGCCAA comes from the Indioceanicola profundi genome and includes:
- the gcvA gene encoding transcriptional regulator GcvA, with amino-acid sequence MRALAYRLPPLNALRLFEAAGRHLSFKRAAEELHLTPSAVSHGIQSLEAWLGVPLFARGNRSLELTAAGAAYLPQVRAALELLTRATESVPGRRPCGRLSVSVPPSFGLLWLVPNLPRFAARHPDIAVSLDTSHRHVEFPRDGVDLAVRMGRGGWPGLSAVRLAPEYLVPLCAPSLAAGIRTAADLAGTTLLHVESVEEDWSRWSELTGAGLETGRGGLRFDTIHMALEAAARGLGVAMGRLPLAGADLEAGRLAPVLGPPVRAETAYWLVAAPESLARPEVAAFRDWMRGALAETVSIP
- a CDS encoding DUF6111 family protein; the encoded protein is MLRVLLTILIPLLLPTLVYVGYLVLTGRRAAVGRGGEPAADVPWVWLLAAGIGLMAAFLVSLALLGGHGTDSLYIPAHVGPDGQTVPARVIPADQLPREAAPAEDAAPQ
- a CDS encoding CCA tRNA nucleotidyltransferase; translation: MLDLSGPDRSRPLPRGAIGTPRMEPVRHLDPVGPMASLQARRVLQSLMRTGQEARFVGGCVRDAVLGVEASDVDIATPLPPEEVMRRLKADGIRVVPTGIKHGTVTAVLDHDSFEITTLRRDVETFGRHARVEFTDDWVADATRRDFTFNAMSLSPEGDLYDPFNGLEDLEKGRVRFVGEAQARIREDVLRILRFFRFHARFGGPEPEPTAIRACSELAHLLPTLSGERVREELLRLLDADRAVDVWRLMLDYGIVAHLLPQATRVERLAALDRLEWMVGEADPMARLAALLPKGRTTAQEVAERLKLSNAQRDRLLLLADPPVDVHPDLGIKARRHALQKLGTEPYRDLLLLAASDRGTPAAELLEPLAEAASWIIVPFPLKGQDLLDMGVPPGPEVGRILAGVEGWWAAREFQPTREECLAELRRKLAERAAGD
- a CDS encoding primosomal protein N', translated to MTAEEPEAPKLGRASSPKSKPPPPAGPARRVAVALPLPFPEPFDYRVPDGLDLAPGDYVEVPLGPRRVFGVVWGAPAQPAEPAENAVPDAKLKPVARRFDLPPMPEASRRFIEWVAGYTMSQLGNVLRMAVSVSAALEEPRAMTGYCRADADLPDGFKLTAARKAVLALMADGPPRTAADIANEAGCSPAVVRAMADAGVLLPVPIRPLGRFQAPDGTLAGPTLSDFQREAADHLAARVTEGGYSCTLLDGVTGSGKTEVYFEAVAAALRAGKQALVLLPEIALSAQWLDRFQARFGARPAEWHSDLTGMIRRTTWRAIASGEARVVVGARSALFLPYPDLGLIVVDEEHEPAFKQEDGVIYHARDMAVARAHLGKIPTVLVSATPALETLVNAEVGRYTRMDLPGRHGGATMPDVTLIDLRKPDAAPPRHQWLSPILRKAMTETLEAGEQGMLFLNRRGYAPLTLCRACGHRLQCPNCTAWLVEHRLTKRLQCHHCGFTAKTPESCENCGAEESFVACGPGVERVAEEAAMLWPEARVAMMTSDTLLGPRAIQDVIDKVKAQEIDLLIGTQVMAKGHHFPMLTLVGVVDADLGLSGGDLRASERTFQLLHQVAGRAGRESRPGRVYLQTHMPEHPVMQALASHDREAFLDHEKQSRLETGMPPFGRLAALIVSGEDDRLVDQVALRLGRTAPRDRQELLVLGPAPAPLSILRGRHRRRLLIQGPKGLALQPIVAEWLDKVEIPPQVRVQVDIDPYSFM
- a CDS encoding cold-shock protein is translated as MPIGTVKWFNGTKGYGFIQPDNGGADVFVHISAVEKAGMRSLNEGQKVSYEEVRDPRRGKTSAENLQNA
- a CDS encoding glycosyltransferase, which codes for MTNRDPLRIAFRVGRFPTLSETFVLSQIEGMIERGHRVSILADSPADGDGPAALPGRLAGLEEVNYVLPRSPLLAQTYMHLPYRIRRALAGVEERRMCRDNDIVVCNFGWFGAMTAESVGGRQRRARILTIFHGDDMSRTVTQAEPDLYAELFRVGDVLAAVSDFWRRRLVELGAPEEKLTVHHMGVDVDRYPFNLRPPAEARPFELVTVGRLVEKKGAEFILRALARVRESRPDLRFRLRAIGDGPLREPLEALRAELGLQDRVEFLGAVAHERVAEVLAASDAFVLPSVVASDGDMEGIPVSLMEAMASGLPVVSTRHSGIPELVEHGVSGLLAEERDVEDLARQLTRIMTDADGRAELARAARRTVELHFNERLLNDRLDAMLRRLAGREHEPFPLHEPLLRRA
- a CDS encoding glycosyltransferase family 2 protein: MRVSVIIPVFNGEAFLAQTLRSVLNQTRRPDEVIVVDNGSSDRSVEIAQGFGGIVRTISAPGGGASAARNAGVREATGDAIMFLDADDLLGPTVIEELAAVLERRPGTVACCPWMRFELVGESWLAAPASCAPRRNGHDDLQAWLTGWYHPPCALLWSRAAYEASGGWDPEIKVNTDGDIMMRALIAGVELAPTAGGTAYYRRLPGDAVSLSGKRFTRTGLESRLAVLDRVADRLGEAGRIARYRAALAEAYDGLVRDAGGFPDLRSRALAAATTHGGPEKLRRLRRRLERVTDRARRSMRPPALPPVAARGVSPDRAEPGPERPLVSIIVPTYNRAHLLPRAVGGVLAQTYDRFELLIIDDCSTDNTAEVVEGFGDARIRYIRQPKNGGVSAARNRGLREAKGELIAFLDSDDEWVPEKLARQVELVRRRPDKVGLFYTGVLTYGAEGDRQIEVPVHRGDVWREMLHRNAIHGTSSTMLRREVVEMVGYFDETLPAIEDFDYWTRIARFYEFDFVPDALTIYHNEDQDESAELERRSRNFPANMAARHAYAQRYAPEAKREGVRHLFLLETARRQLRSPVGDSRAAVKALLRAIKNRPAEPRLYMWLLFALLPRGPREAMGPAIKSFRERVVPQRLWFGAGQA
- the fsa gene encoding fructose-6-phosphate aldolase, with protein sequence MKFFADTADIAEIRDLAATGLLDGVTTNPSLVAKSGRSSFVELIADICEVVDGPVSAEVAAIDFETMLKEGRHLAQIAPNVAVKVPLTPAGLKVCRTLANEGTMVNVTLCFSAAQAILAAKAGAAFVSPFVGRLDDIGQNGLNLIAEIVEIYNQYPAFTTEVLVASVRNPIHVVESARMGAHVATMPPAVIRSLANHPLTDKGLSQFVADWQKTGQDILSQELPKRG